Below is a genomic region from Fusarium oxysporum Fo47 chromosome XI, complete sequence.
CACCTTGCGAACTTTCAAGGGACCAAGGTTGGGTGATGAACCCGACAAGGGGACTTGGTTGGTAGGAAAGGATGGTACTGGtgatggtgctggtggtCTTCGCGAAGGGGCTGGGGGCACGCGCTGTGTCTGGCGCTGACGCGACGAGGTACTTGAGGACTGCGCACAGGATAAACCACGTGCTGTACCACGTGCCGTACCAAGTCACTGTCGGGCTGTAGTGCGCATTGCTGGTGATCtgataaaagaaaaataaaacGAAGGACAGGCGGCCACAGCTCTCAGAGTGTGATGTGACGGATGAGAGGTCTGAAATAAAGATATCAGAACTTAGGGAAAAGTCCCCTGAACTGAGTATAGCCTTAGAGGTACCTTTTCTAAAGGACCAGTTGGCAAGGCACGCGATATTTCTTGGTCCTCAATCAGATTCAACTCGGAATAACATTCAAGGACCGTAGTGACTGGCGATCGACTCGGGGCTGGAGCTGAGGCTATAGCAGAAGGAagagcaggagcaggaggtGAAGCAGGAGATAGAGCACGAGTAGGAGCAGGACTGGGAGTGACGGTGTGGCTGTACCCGGTATTgtggttggtgatggaggaAGAGGGGGTGTTGCTGCTGTGGACTGACGCTGCCTTTGGCGCTGTCGAGAGGCAAAGGTTGATGATTGCGCACGTGGTATCCCAAGTTCCAGGCCACATGACCGTCTTGTTGAGCGGCGCATTGCTGGTAACGTAAAGGGGGGAAATGACACAAAGAACAAACAGGCGGTAACTGTGCAATCTGAGGCCTGATGAGCGACGCGTGATATGGGCAGGGTCTTCAGCCCTAGATGCGTGAATTACAAGCTTTTCAGTCTCTCAAAAACTCTACTTGAGTAGCCTCCTTGGTTCAATCTTGTCTCCTAGCCTGAAAATTTTGGAAATAATGAAAGTTCTCGATTACCGACAGCAGcgcgatgatgaagaaggatcaTGATCACTTGTTCGTCCAAGATGTAATAAAAATCAAAATTTAGTTTAAACGTAAGTATGCCAATACTAACAGGCCATTGATCATATGATAAGGTTTCAGTTTATCTTGGGCTGTTATGTGGGTAGTTGGCATGCTGTCTGATGTATGTTTTTGAAAGTGTTATTTTGAGTTGGTTACCCAGATAGCTGATGCATCAGATACCAATCAGATTCTACTCAAGATAACGTTCAAGGACCATAATGAACCCAAGTTGCCCAGAACCTTGGATCAATCCCAGCTTGTCGCTGTTCCAGAACAGCTAGTCTCAACGCCCTCGCAGACCGATCTCCTGTAACACCTGGACCTTCTTTCAGTAAATCACCATAAAAGACCTTGGAGACAAGACCGCAAGTTTCATCCTCGGCTTTCCACAAACTAGCCACTACACAGGGTACACCAGCCATTTGAAACCCAGCGGCAAGATGGATCGATTCCTGAGGGAGCATTGGGTCACCTGTGATAGCCGTCTCACATGCTGATACATAGATGAGAGAGCAGTTTAGCTTCTTTGGCGCTGACATCATGCTTTGAACGTCGAGGACGTTTCCTCTCATGATTTCGCCATTTGCATCTTGGGTGTACCAGTCTCGAAGGAGGAGACCACTGCGCGCTGGGTTCAAGTTGTCCACTTCGCCGTGGCAGGCGAAGTGGGCGACCTGTGAGTTTAATAGGCCCATGAGTGCCTCTTTTCGGACTGGGCGGTCATGGATTACGGCGTCGTATCCTCCGCGAGTGAGAATTGTGTCAATATTGTCGATCTCGCTTGAGGCATGTTGCAGTGGCGCAAGGTGATCTGTGGTCTCCATCTTAACCAGCATCGCTTTCTGATGTCCACCATTTTGCATGATCTCTTTCTCACGATCTCTCACAAATGATAATCCTCGAAGGGTATTTGTATAGGATGGAACGCATCGATCGAGCACCGTGCAACGCTCTCCCGTCTCTACTGCACGTCGATGATCTCCAGCCGCATGAATGGGCCAAGCATTAATGCTGCTCGTCGTCAACCACCAGACCCTCGGCAAAATTGCGTCTTTAGGAGCCCCATCGTACCCCAGGCTGTGTAGAATCGGTTCTGCTACAACTTCCCAGAGCCATGTGAGTAGATAATGTAGAAGATCCCCACGCTGACCATCTCCGTCATTCGACATATCAATGGCTTCGCGAAAGAGTTGCTTGTGCTCCCTGATGTCATCGACAGTGAATTTGGGAAGTGAGATTTTCCGGATGTCAGTGGTGGTAATGATGAGAGCGTAGCCCCCACTCAGAGGTTCCGTTTCGACAATGACGATTGGACCAGACTCAGCAAGTTCATAGAAGTGCGAGTCCTCGCGTGGAAGCCTGAGAAAATCCCGGAACCCATCCTTTGCTCGGATCTCGGCTATCAGTTCCTGAAACGAAGTCGACTTGTTGAAAGCCGCCTGACTCTGCAAAAACTTCTTATCAAGATCGAAGCGTGCAGCGCGTTGGCCCCTGACCTTCTCGGAGTTCCTCGCTTCGATGAACCGACTTGCCAAATCTGGGAACTTCTCCTTCAGCTGGTCCAGGCCAGAATCCACGCCCTTGTTGAGAATCTCCTCCCACAAGACACATCGACTTCTCTCATATAGTTGAAGTGCTTCAAACACTGAATCTCCAGCGGCAATCGAAAAGCAAAGAGCAAGTGTCGGCACGGCTTGAAACTTCTTCGCTTGTCGTAACTGATCAGCCCGCGTGGTACAAGCATATACCGCAAAAGGGAGATCCTCAGCTGCTTCTCGGATGTAGTTTCTTGCAGCTGTCGAGTCCTTTGCCACCACATGCGCAAACATAGATGCGTAGACTTTCATCCACGCGAGCGCATGACGAGCGATACCTGGTGCCGATGCGAATTGAGCCGTCATGATCAAGTATGCATTTGCAGCGACGGTGCTCAATGGAGCGGGACTGACAGTATAGATTGCGATGAGTAGTTCGGCTTGATTGATGAGCAGGCCTCCACGGTTAATGTCGTCCATACCACCCATCGAGATGCACTCTTGGAAGTTCACGAGCGCATCACGAAGGTCTCGCAGGCTGAGTGTCTTCTTAGCTCTGTACTGCAACGCACGCATCAAATTAACCCGCGCTGAGAATAAGTAAAACTTATCCATGCATCCACAAGAGAGAGCCTTGTTGAAGTTATTCTCAGCttgagcaagaaaacttagatcttcttctcggtggTATTGGCGAAGATATGCTGTTCCTAGCATATTATGCAATGCCGAGATTTCGACCGGTGGGAGGTTGAGATTCCTGCCCAGAacctcttcaacaatctGACCAGCTCTGATGACATCTCTGACATCCTCGGTATCGTCGTATCTGAGCTGAAGGGCGTGACTGAGgcttcttgtcctcgacCCAGCTCGAACCTCAGTAGGCCCAGTTGCTTCGAGACACTTCTCAAAAGACTTGATGGCTGTGTTGATATCTTCCAACCTCCCTGAGAACTTGAACTGATACATGGCTGTGTTTCCGAGGCCATGCGTCAGCATGATGTTCATAGTACCAGCAGAAGATCCCTGCTGTTTTGAGACGTCAAGGCCGTCCTGATATGCTTCAGTGGCCTGTGAAAGATACTTGACATCGCCGGTACATTGGCATTTGACGATGTAAGCGTTGCCGATGTCATTCGTAACAGTAAGATAAAAGGGATCTGTTCGTGACGCTAATACTTTCGCTGCAACAAGTGCCGTTAAAGCACCATCGATGAATTGCTCTTGCCCCGGAATCTGAGCTGACACAAAAGCAGCCCTCCCAGAAGCTCTCAAACATCGAGCTTTCATAGGGTCTTCGAGGTCGTTGAGAAAAGGCAAGACATCGAGATTTGCCTGACACGCGTTACGTAAATCATCTTTGTCTCCATTAGCTTCGAACCTGAGGAGAAGTGCTATAGCGAGTTGTTGGTAACAGTTGATCTGTTGGTGGCCTTGTAAATCTGGATGGCCGAGGGCGTCTTGTAAGCACTTAACAGCCTGGTCAATCTCTGAGAGCAGTCCGGTTTTGCTGAATTGCTCTTCATGAGCACCCGCTTCTCTGATGAGTCGTGCTGGTGGTTTTGGTGACGGGTCGATGATCTGGAGCTCATTCATCCGCTCGACAAGCTTGTCTGCTTCGATTTGCGTTTCTCGGTGATTGTTCTGTTCAGCCCTCTCACCCAGTGCATTCGCCAACTCTTCCAGTGCATCTGTCGAGTTTGGATGAACCCGAAGGGCCTGTCTCAGGTAGCCGATTTCTGCAGAAGGGTCTTTGgcattctcttcttcattcaGCTTCTGCTGTAGCGACGCCAGGTTGATGAGGCAATTAAAACGATCTTTCGAACGCTTCTCTTCAGAAACTGCGAGGCCTCTGTTGAGAGAAGCTTTTGCCTTTCTGAGGTTCTCGATATCCTGGTTCAGGTCGTATAAGTGAACGAAACACGCGGCGCGAGCACGATGGATATCTGCAATGGTGTATCTGAAAGGCGTCGAGTCGAATTGGTTTGGGACCGAATCCTCGGCCAGCTGGAGAGTAGCCATACTTTCACGAAATAAGCTTTCCTGATTTTCCTTCTCATATAGGGCCCTCTCCTGTTGTAGCTTTGCCAAACCAAGATAGAAAATCGGCTTCCCTGGGAAATTAGTTGCCAACGCTTCATGGAAAGCCGTAGTCGCATCCTCAAAGTCGACGTCTTCGTGTGTTGCCTTGTACCTTTGTGTCAAAATATCGCCGAGGTCATCCAGATGCAATGCTCGGTTTGAATGATCCCGCGGTCCAAATTCAACAGCTTTTCTGAGATATTCCACTGCCCGATCCAGAGCTTCGGACTCATTATCTGGAGCTGCAACCTCCCATTGTCTCCGCAGAACTCTTCCAAACATGCTGACAACGACCCCTCTCATAGGCTCGCTTTTGAGAACGTTGAAAACAGCCAGAGCGCCCAAAATAGCGGCATCCTTCAAGCCAGACGTATTGTTGCCGACGCCTCTCGTCATCAAGACTTCTTCACTTGCCATAGAGAATCGCCTTGCTCTCTCAGAGCGATCCGAAAGCATGACAGCATAAATATACTTGCATGTTTCCGGATCCACGTCCTTTAGAAAATCTTTACTACGGCAGAACTGACCGTCCGGAATGagctcttcatcttgctctTGAGATGCAATCAATGTTGCCGCATGCTCAAGCTGACTTGTGAGATCtgatgccatgatgaatgttgTGAGAAGCCGGCACTTGAGCAATCATTTAGTAACAGGAAAAGAGGGGAAAGATGACTTGCTCAAGCACTAAGGATCAGTAACAAGACATATGATCACTGGACTCTGATGCGGGGTTTTCATCCTAATGTATGTAAGAAATTTGAAACATTGGTTCCAGGTGACATAAAGATTGAAACGATGTTAGGACAATTTGCGGGCAATTTAAAGGCGTGGTAGACGAGTTTATTTTTCATCGATTATCGAACGGCCGAGACAATTGTGCAATTAGACCAGCTGATAGGGTACAGTATCACAAGCTGAAGCGCAATGTGACATTGCGCGCATAAATATTGGCACACTATTAGCGCCACCTCGGCTAAATCGGGTTGAGATACGAGGTATTTGTGCTGCCTTGCGTTTACCCAAGATAAGAACTGACTTACTACCCCTCCATCATATAATAAAGTCTTCCAAATAACTAACAATAATGGGCAAGGCTTTAGATCTCAAGTATGCCGAGCTCATGCGAGCGCATCCTTTCGGCACGGCGTTGTACCTACCAATTCCCTCGAGTCAGTTTCAGCCCGGATTCATCGGATACTTTGACTCGACTGGGGCCTGGAATCCTATCGGAGACCTCACATCTTCGTCAAGCTTGCCACCGGGTTTGTCATCCATCGACGGCACAACATTGAAGCGAGCGCCGTCTCAGAAACAAATGTGGGGACCAAAGCTGGGCAACGAGACAAGAGGTCGCGCCATTGATCTGAGTGTCGGCCTTGGGGCCATACCTATGCTGGCTGCAGCTGCACTGCCCTTCGAAGTTTCTGCCTGCTTCCGATTCCAGGCAGATAAAAATCGTGGAGCAGTTCTTCTGACCAGTGGTCCTGTTGCCCATGAGCGGTATTATCATAAAGAGCCTCTCCTTCAGTGGATGAAGCAAAACGCAAAAAGCATAGTGAAAACATATCCCGAGGTCAGAGAAAACGGCTTGTGGATTATCAGTTCCACGTGGACAGCAGAGAATGCATCGGTCAATTGCTGGAACTCTAAAGACAAAAGCGTTGATGTTGGGTTCAGCACGACGGCCCTTGAGTTTGGCGAAGTGGCTCCAAAGGGAAGTTACCTGCACGGAGGGAGTGCAGAAGGATGGATAAGCACTCAGAGTGATGATGTAAGTTCTTATTTCCCTCTCTGCTGATTGCTTAATTAACAGGTACAGAACGACAAAGGCCATGTTGTTTTCTTCCATGGCATCAGGTTCACATTGGTTCCCATTCGCGGAGTGAGTCACCAAGCTGAACCGTGAAATGCATGAAAGCTAAACAATTGCAGTTgacagagaagaagacctcCAGACAATTTCGAGGAGAAAGTCCAGCCACGCCCGCATCTCTGACAATATTTGAGGACGACTTGGGCAATGGGACTTTTGAAGTACGGTATGAAGACCAAACTGAGAAGGAGGAACAAGATGCAGTGCAccaggacgacgatgaggaagacgcGTGGGAGTAAACATTGCTGTGTGATGATTGAATGTCAAAGGTTACTAAGTAATTATTTAACACCAAGCGGAAAGTGTCCTTGTACTTTGATTTCTGAACCCATCATAATTGTAAGTTTTGAAGAGGCCAGGAGTGCAGTAATACAGCTCATGTTGTTAAGTCCTGACTTTTAAGCGAAACTTATAAATCAAACCAGAGCCACTAGTAGAGTACTGCGCCTCATATAACACTGTGATGGGGATATATACTTTCTTGAACAAATAAGCTTGAACGTTAAAGGATTGGGTGTTTTGCCTTGAGCCTTTGCGCTAGAATATGTTTAACTTTTGACTTTTGTAATACAACTAAAGTATCTCTTTTCTTATCACTAAGATGATTTATTTCTTTCATATAAGAGACTAAGAACTAAGACCTACGTCTCAagttttcttttccttttcattATCCATGTTTCACAAATCTTGCTACATTTCATTATACAGGAGGCCGCCCTCCACAATCTCCATAACCACTCTGCTTCATGGTGATCTCATTGGATCAACCGAATAACCATAATGGATCTTCTCGACAAGCTGAAAAGCCTGACTATCCGCAAGCCACATGGAAGGTCTATCCCCCCAAGCCAGATGCTGATACCAAAACCGGTCCAGAGCGGTCATGGCTCAGAaagcagcaagaagagagTTCGCCCCGCAAAGATACCAGTCGCTGTCATTGATATGATGATCATGCCCAAACCAAAGTCATCACCACTGAAAACCCTTCAAAGCCTCCCTACAGAGCTTTTGATTCAAATCGCCACTCTCCTCGCCCCAATCGACCGCGCAAGCCTTGCCTTCACATCAAGTTGGCTTCATGGGCTTTTCGGCAACGCCACAAAGCTTAACGGATTCGATCGTTGGAAACTTCTTAAACGGCTTGAACAAAGCAACATGTGGCCTTCTGAAATCCTCTGCGAGATTTGCCGGAAATTCCATGAGCCTCGCAAGAGCCGCCGAACATTCACTGAAAAAGAAGGCCAGCGAGCCTGTATCCGTAATGGCGCTTCACATCTTCAGCGATTGTCCATATCTCCGTATCTTTCGAGGGAGATTCATTTCGATGTCATGGCGGCTATATCGAGGTCTCATCATCTCACGCCAAACGCGCTATTTCCAGGCGAGCCAAGTGTACAGTTTGTGGCGCCGTATGTTAATGATGAGGACGAACTAGTTATACGGCTACAGCAGACTGTACATTTCTCCCATCAGGGGCACGTCCTCATAAAGTCACAGAGGATACTGTTTCCCGGACGAGATGCGGGCCGCGAGGCGAATAAGATCATTCAGGGTACTGGAACTCTACACCGGGTTCTTCAGGAGACCTACGAACTCGGTACGATCTGTGGGCATGCTAGGTGGGCTGATATTTATCCGTTCATCACTCGCCCAGACGAACAGTTTGGATGGCACCAAGGACAATGGTCATTCCGCCATTCATCATTACAAGAGTTTGACCTTCCCGGCGAAGAACTACAAGAGTGTCTATGGACTCACAAGGGAGATTGCTGGGTGAACTGCCAAGCAAGGACAAGGCTTGACAGCGCCCTCGAAGGTCGCATATGGTCTTGTGGCGGTTGTTCAACTGACTACGCCGTCAACATCATCCGATCTGAAAGCTCGTGCGCGAATTATATTGTCATGACATCATGGAAAGACGTCGGGACTTGTATTAGAAGGGATGATCCGCTGTGGAAGGAGCATATGAACTACGGTGTTCATGCGGGCCACAAACGCGAAGAATTTGGTAAGATCGCgggtgagattgagaagttgacgagGGGCACCGGGAGGCAAGTGTACTATTTCCCTCGCATTTCGAAGAAAAGGCTTCGGGAGATGTTCATTGATGAGGGAGGAtgtgaggagaagatgatcaCAAGAGATGTAGAGGTAGATTCGTGAGGTTGTTTTCTTGCCTGTCACTCGTAGAGCACGAATCGAGGGATGCAGAACACGGCGACTTCTGTAACAGCTAACTCAACATTGGTTCAATATGTCCATACACGGAGAAAAGAGCAAGGAGGTTTTATACGAGGCTGGCGAGTCTAGTCGATTAGCAAGGTTCTTATGTTACTGGTCGT
It encodes:
- a CDS encoding CHAT domain-containing protein, with protein sequence MNIMLTHGLGNTAMYQFKFSGRLEDINTAIKSFEKCLEATGPTEVRAGSRTRSLSHALQLRYDDTEDVRDVIRAGQIVEEVLGRNLNLPPVEISALHNMLGTAYLRQYHREEDLSFLAQAENNFNKALSCGCMDKFYLFSARVNLMRALQYRAKKTLSLRDLRDALVNFQECISMGGMDDINRGGLLINQAELLIAIYTVSPAPLSTVAANAYLIMTAQFASAPGIARHALAWMKVYASMFAHVVAKDSTAARNYIREAAEDLPFAVYACTTRADQLRQAKKFQAVPTLALCFSIAAGDSVFEALQLYERSRCVLWEEILNKGVDSGLDQLKEKFPDLASRFIEARNSEKVRGQRAARFDLDKKFLQSQAAFNKSTSFQELIAEIRAKDGFRDFLRLPREDSHFYELAESGPIVIVETEPLSGGYALIITTTDIRKISLPKFTVDDIREHKQLFREAIDMSNDGDGQRGDLLHYLLTWLWEVVAEPILHSLGYDGAPKDAILPRVWWLTTSSINAWPIHAAGDHRRAVETGERCTVLDRCVPSYTNTLRGLSFVRDREKEIMQNGGHQKAMLVKMETTDHLAPLQHASSEIDNIDTILTRGGYDAVIHDRPVRKEALMGLLNSQVAHFACHGEVDNLNPARSGLLLRDWYTQDANGEIMRGNVLDVQSMMSAPKKLNCSLIYVSACETAITGDPMLPQESIHLAAGFQMAGVPCVVASLWKAEDETCGLVSKVFYGDLLKEGPGVTGDRSARALRLAVLEQRQAGIDPRFWATWVHYGP